One segment of Penaeus vannamei isolate JL-2024 chromosome 3, ASM4276789v1, whole genome shotgun sequence DNA contains the following:
- the muc gene encoding dihydrolipoyllysine-residue acetyltransferase component of pyruvate dehydrogenase complex, mitochondrial → MLRTTAALRAALPKLTPKNVARKAGQRNFIAVTVSAARKNRINKSFGSSLVEVAKPTAVVSPLVRNYASGSYPDHIKVKLPALSPTMEMGTIVSWEKKEGDRLNEGDLLAEIETDKATMGMETPEEGYLAKILIPAGEKDVPLGKLLCIVVSSEEDIAAFKDYKPTEEDVGAAAPATPPPAAAAPPPPPPPPVAAAPPPPQPPVAAPAPAPPAAAPMAPGTFVYASPYAKKLASERNIDLAAIAQVSGIGHSASDWLRGSDVEKFAAQAASAPQVAAAAPAPIPGATYTDLPISNIRNVIAKRLCQSKQSIPHYYLSIDICMDEVALLRQEFNKLLEKEGIKISFNDFIIKASALACKKVPEANSAWMDTVIRQYNNVDVSVAVSTDRGLITPIVFKAEQKGLAAIAIDVKSLATRAREGKLQPHEFQGGTFSVSNLGMFGVKNFSAIINPPQSCILAVGGTEKRLIVDEDSEQGFRAAQIMSVTLSCDHRTVDGAVGAQWLAAFKKYLEKPTTMLL, encoded by the exons GATTAACAAGAGCTTTGGGAGCAGCCTCGTGGAAGTTGCAAAGCCTACGGCCGTAGTCTCTCCATTGGTACGCAACTATGCATCGGGAAGCTACCCTGACCACATCAAGGTCAAACTTCCAGCTCTCTCCCCGACCATGGAGATGGGCACCATCGTCTcttgggagaagaaggaag GTGACCGTCTGAATGAGGGAGACTTGCTGGCAGAGATTGAAACAGACAAGGCCACAATGGGTATGGAGACCCCAGAGGAAGGATACCTGGCCAAGATCCTCATTCCTGCAGGAGAGAAGGATGTTCCGCTTGGAAAG CTCCTTTGCATCGTAGTCAGCAGTGAGGAAGACATTGCAGCATTCAAGGACTACAAACCCACAGAGGAGGATGTAGGTGCTGCAGCACCAGCAACTCCTCCACCTgcagctgctgctcctcctcctccacctcctcctccagtggctgctgctcctccacctccacaaccacctgtTGCTGCCCCTGCCCCAGCACCCCCAGCTGCTGCTCCCATGGCCCCGGGAACTTTTGTGTATGCTTCTCCCTATGCAAAGAAGTTAGCTAGCGAGCGCAACATCGATCTCGCG GCTATAGCTCAAGTGTCCGGTATTGGCCATAGTGCAAGTGATTGGCTCAGGGGTTCTGACGTTGAGAAGTTTGCAGCTCAAGCAGCATCCGCTCCACAG GTTGCTGCTGCTGCACCAGCCCCTATCCCAGGTGCTACGTACACAGACCTACCAATCTCCAATATTCGTAACGTTATAGCCAAGAGGCTCTGTCAGTCTAAGCAG AGCATTCCTCATTACTACTTGAGCATAGACATTTGCATGGATGAGGTAGCACTGCTGCGGCAGGAGTTCAACAAGCTGCTGGAGAAGGAAGGTATCAAGATTTCATTCAACGACTTTATCATCAAGGCTTCAGCGCTTGCCTGTAAAAAGGTGCCTGAAGCCAACTCTGCCTGGATGGATACTGTGATAAGGCA GTACAACAATGTGGATGTGAGTGTTGCTGTGAGCACAGATCGTGGACTTATCACACCCATAGTCTTCAAGGCTGAACAGAAGGGACTTGCAGCCATTGCTATTGACGTCAAGTCCTTAGCAACCAGAGCTAGAGAAGGAAAACTCCAGCCACATGAATTCCAG GGTGGCACTTTCTCTGTCTCAAACTTGGGTATGTTTGGCGTGAAGAACTTCAGTGCCATCATCAACCCACCTCAGTCCTGTATCCTTGCTGTTGGAGGCACAGAAAAGAGACTCATCGTTGATGAAGACAGCGAACAAGG TTTCCGTGCTGCACAAATAATGTCGGTTACCCTAAGCTGCGACCACCGAACAGTGGATGGAGCTGTAGGAGCACAGTGGCTTGCTGCCTTCAAGAAGTACTTGGAAAAACCAACAACAATGTtgctgtaa